A section of the Citrus sinensis cultivar Valencia sweet orange chromosome 8, DVS_A1.0, whole genome shotgun sequence genome encodes:
- the LOC102618463 gene encoding helicase protein MOM1 isoform X2, which produces MANDTRSGRKIKDDGNSISKGRHTGGNGVTSSSTESPDTSNLRRSSRETSSSMKNMISESSSSKKNMTSETPPLKTNVTPSPSSIRKSERIEKRTSTTAPVKRKSERLEKQSEPIPLRRSERGKGPSSSSSSGSKKSDKSLVSSELKQKKEKKEKSVKQLTMETKEVSCESKKQDADRVQVQKRRINAHSYRALLKRNKKYIAKDHNKELNKIEKSSQEYSSNCEDGSSEQVNDVRGTSSDAEQAQVECSTEENFLSPESLEYTTESRTLDDDIGLKRGQNVMHLKRKRNEVDMVSDSSAVVASKETCVSQADVNPLSPARSTGICGDKKQRADIDSTKQEILFSLPTSREKLDGELCDASIAKQTTEYHNMPSLHESRGDVHRKDDLMVDAIDNLGSLKEKTSKYVAYGGKLDSSRFVEYWIPVQISNVQLEQYCGTLLSKSLSLCSPLKNDPVGVLHDILISARKCCDHPYLVDKSLQSLLVKDLELAEYLDVGVKASGKLQLLDTMLSELKNLGSRVIILFQSIGGGSLGDILDDFVRQRFGSDSYERVDGNVLDSKKKAALQNFNNGSGRFVFLLETRACRPSIKLSSVHAVIIFHSDWSPVNDLRALQRITLDPQLEQIKVFRLYSFCTVEEKVLILAKQDKTPDGYAQNMRPSTSHVLLMWGASYLFNKLDEFHSGKIPASSSSNVFEQTLLNDVVQEFSTILTQNGEDNDTRKFNIILKVKQSQGTYSTSFPLFGESKVEGMDEERPHIFWTNLLEGKHPCWKYYSGSSQGSRKRVQYFDDLQKKPELEIDEVANKQRRVASNCVNQSSLKPGLEEGKTVSRDKEGTSVDSSTIHWTCASSSTLVNNFPETSRELSYLQKSLHLLLKPEMAKLCEVLKLREDVKDTVGKFLEYLMINHRVDREPPSMLQAFEISLCWTAASLRKQKIDHKESLELAKKHLHFSCKKGEADYVYSLLQCLKEVFELSMKDVSKYQSNARLSQSEIVSHRQELFKVAQKDFSRSIRGIQKKCQKQMAKLRHKQLEEKKDIDKRYEEQKAQLETKKRTEAAVIRYHCNGKMQMDKLKVLENEYAEKFKELERDRDVRLENLEALHVASMKKLSDKQTSWVEQVKSWLQIQLSNKPSSNEYGHSVECLQAVEQHNAHENLENNASNSIHISAGQNHDKLINIITPVSGEGGLESPVIQETVAGPLRLNNGGDKLDTIASAEASIAGLKERIEDSNSGDNQENNEPLNPCSREQILDGATLSMPDGHIQLGVTETISSSDGAGNCLLPVHSSGGKICDEARLSPEAQVPGEVAETVSSNDDLENVVPVNAPISKDQIPDGATTSMPDGEVLLRVPEAASSSNCTENFMDSPPGEEQIATVAISAVPNEEAPLRVPKNVNSSHGLENAISLNPLSKEQIPDGATSCIPSAEVLLKVPESSPGEIVESGNINGDKNEAFATTSENFNHNLPLHERSLTNPLPVLTQNIIEERPVPSNQALQDVCSELTASTGVQDGDATANDIQIALQVDPPLSNPVDAVASDDSSHRAAGTGPVACADAEPIVSRVGHQPSSENCFTNQFPQLENRVQISNQALSKQLVTSSAVNPSTDVQALQGVCFEPIASTGVQDGEATASEIETALQVEPPLPHPVDVAASSQSIHGAVGIEPVVSGTREVSGVGHQPGSQNCFVNQFAPSPIALVESQVEHSNQALSEIVTSSALNPATDASADGLRANFVDTGTAAMISGYNNRAVQNSAPVASRLPPHMISDPLQNELERLHKSADEAIRSHEENKLKLRSDCDREIEQVRRKYEIKLQEMESEFMLRKQELDANESKVLMNKIVAAAFRSKWMDMKDMKASSAGMQQEVSSSTIHQQLAFMLSWQTMQRPPVLAGSSGPPATSVQTTSAPAAIPITSPAASQHTAVPHASALFPGIPSRPPHVSSRVSPTINHQVSRGIRAPAPHLQPFRPSTSLASTSLPSSVLPTLPSNARPTSIPLLQRPLLSPLATCNTSLYNRAPGPETSGVVPSVPNPSLSAMDLLMDFVDNRSGASQILPSSLPSVSEFSSSSVPIVRPESNMQSSQANPGQMSEPVDIVCLSDDD; this is translated from the exons ATGGCAAATGATACTCGATCAGGTCGGAAAATTAAGGACGATGGAAATAGTATTTCAAAAGGGAGGCACACTGGTGGGAATGGAGTGACTAGTTCAAGCACTGAAAGTCCAGATACATCTAATCTAAGGAGGTCATCAAGAGAAACATCGTCATcaatgaaaaatatgatttcagAATCGtcatcatcaaagaaaaaCATGACTTCAGAAACCCCACCGTTGAAGACGAATGTGACTCCAAGTCCTTCAAGTATCCGGAAGTCTGAGCGTATTGAGAAGCGAACCTCGACAACTGCTCCAGTTAAGAGAAAATCAGAGAGACTTGAGAAGCAGTCTGAGCCAATCCCTTTGAGAAGGTCTGAAAGGGGTAAGGGGCCCTCCTCATCAAGTTCTTCTGGTTCAAAGAAGTCTGATAAAAGCTTGGTCTCATCAGAActgaaacaaaagaaagagaaaaaggagaaaagtGTGAAACAGTTGACTATGGAAACCAAAGAGGTTAGCTGTGAAAGTAAGAAACAGGATGCAGATCGAGTCCAGGTGCAAAAAAGGAGAATAAATGCACATTCTTATAGGGCATTGCTCAAGcgaaataagaaatatatagcTAAAG ATCATAACAAGGAGCTGAACAAGATAGAAAAGTCCTCTCAGGAATACAGCAGCAATTGTGAAGATGGCAGCTCTGAGCAAGTCAATGATGTCAGAGGGACAAGCAGTGATGCTGAACAGGCACAGGTGGAGTGCTCtacagaagaaaattttctgTCACCTGAGTCATTAGAGTATACAACGGAGAGTAGAACGCTTGATGATGATATTGGTTTGAAAAGGGGTCAAAATGTTAtgcatttgaaaagaaaaagaaatgaagttGACATGGTTTCTGATTCTTCTGCTGTGGTTGCAAGTAAAGAAACATGTGTCTCTCAGGCTGACGTCAACCCTTTATCACCAGCAAGAAGTACTGGAATATGTGGTGATAAGAAGCAAAG GGCTGACATTGATTCAACAAAGCAGGAAATcttgttttctcttccaaCATCAAGAGAAAAATTGGACGGGGAATTATGTGATGCCTCTATTGCTAAG CAGACAACTGAGTACCATAATATGCCGTCTCTGCATGAATCTCGTGGTGATGTACACAGGAAAGATGACTTAATGGTAGATGCTATTGATAATCTTGGCAGTTTGAAAGAGAAGACGTCAAAATATGTTGCATATGGAGGCAAGTTAGACTCCTCTAGGTTTGTGGAGTATTGGATTCCTGTACAGATATCCAATGTGCAGCTTGAGCAGTATTGTGGTACTTTGCTTTCAAAATCTTTGTCACTGTGCTCACCCTTAAAGAATGATCCTGTTGGGGTCCTCCATGATATTCTTATTTCCGCTCGAAAG TGCTGTGACCATCCATATCTTGTGGATAAATCCTTGCAAAGTTTGCTTGTTAAAGACCTCGAGTTGGCTGAATATTTAGATGTTGGAGTAAAAGCAAGTGGCAAGCTGCAACTTCTTGACACAATGCTCTCAGAGTTGAAAAATCTAGGTTCAAGAGTCATTATACTTTTCCAG TCTATTGGTGGTGGATCTCTTGGAGATATATTGGATGACTTTGTACGTCAAAGATTTGGTTCAGATTCTTATGAACGTGTGGATGGGAATGTTTTAGATTCAAAAAAGAAAGCTGCTCTGCAGAATTTTAATAATGGGAGCGGAAGATTTGTGTTTCTATTAGAAACCCGTGCTTGTCGTCCCAGCATCAAACTGTCTTCGGTTCATGCTGTTATTATATTTCATAGTGACTGGAGTCCGGTGAATGACCTGCGAGCCCTGCAAAGGATAACTCTTGATCCACAGCTTGAACAGATAAAAGTATTTCGTTTATATTCATTCTGTACTGTGGAAGAAAAAGTTCTGATCCTGGCAAAGCAAGATAAGACTCCTGATGGCTATGCACAGAACATGAGGCCAAGTACTAGTCATGTGCTGCTTATGTGGGGAGCATCCtacttattcaataaattgGATGAATTTCATAGTGGCAAAATTCCAGCCTCTAGTTCAAGCAACGTTTTTGAGCAAACACTTCTAAACGATGTGGTGCAGGAGTTCTCAACCATACTTACCCAGAATGGTGAAGATAATgatacaagaaaattcaatataattttgaaagtcAAACAAAGTCAGGGAACTTACAGtacttcttttcctttgttTGGTGAGTCAAAAGTTGAAGGGATGGACGAAGAGCGTCCGCATATATTTTGGACAAATTTGTTGGAGGGAAAACATCCATGCTGGAAATATTATTCTGGTTCATCTCAAGGAAGCCGGAAAAGGGttcaatattttgatgatttacAGAAGAAACCAGAGTTAGAGATTGATGAAGTTGCAAATAAGCAGAGGAGAGTGGCTAGCAATTGTGTTAATCAGTCCTCTCTCAAACCTGGACTAGAAGAAGGAAAGACTGTTTCGAGGGATAAGGAAG GAACTTCTGTGGATAGTAGTACAATTCACTGGACGTGTGCTTCTTCCTCAACGTTGGTCAATAATTTCCCGGAAACTTCCAGAGAATTGAGTTATTTGCAGAAGAgtcttcatcttcttttgaAGCCAGAGATGGCAAAACTTTGTGAAGTTCTAAAACTCAGA GAGGATGTTAAGGATACGGTTGGGAAGTTTCTTGAATATCTGATGATCAATCACCGTGTTGATAGAGAGCCCCCTTCAATGTTGCAGGCTTTTGAGATATCTCTG TGTTGGACTGCAGCTTCTTTGCGGAAACAGAAAATTGATCATAAAGAGTCACTTGAGCTTGCAAAGAAGCATTTGCATTTTAGCTGCAAGAAAGGAGAGGCAGATTATGTTTATTCTTTGTTACAATGTCTGAAGGAAGTGTTTGAATTGTCCATGAAAGATGTTAGCAAGTATCAGTCAAATGCTAGACTGTCTCAGTCAGAAATAGTTTCTCATCGACAGGAACTTTTCAAGGTGGCCCAGAAAGATTTTTCAAGAAGTATTAGAGGAATCCAGAAGAAATGTCAAAAGCAGATGGCGAAACTTCGCCATAAGCAGCTGGAAGAGAAAAAAGACATTGATAAAAGGTATGAGGAACAAAAGGCACAACTGGAGACTAAGAAAAGAACGGAGGCAGCTGTTATTCGTTATCATTGTAATGGTAAAATGCAAATGGATAAGCTAAAGGTATTGGAAAATGAATATGcagagaaatttaaagaacttGAACGTGACAGAGATGTGCGACTTGAAAATCTTGAGGCATTGCATGTGGCTTCCATGAAGAAGCTGAGTGACAAACAGACTAGTTGGGTGGAACAAGTGAAATCCTGGTTACAAATTCAGTTATCAAATAAGCCATCATCCAATGAATATGGACATAGTGTGGAATGCTTGCAGGCTGTTGAACAACATAATGCTCATGAGAATCTGGAGAATAATGCCTCTAATTCTATTCACATTTCTGCAGGGCAGAATCACGACAAACTTATTAACATTATTACACCGGTCAGCGGGGAGGGAGGGTTGGAGTCACCTGTAATTCAAGAAACTGTAGCTGGTCCACTTAGGCTCAATAACGGAGGTGATAAATTGGATACCATAGCTTCTGCAGAAGCATCAATTGCTGGATTAAAGGAACGTATAGAAGATAGCAATTCAGGTGACAATCAAGAAAACAATGAGCCTTTGAATCCTTGTTCCAGAGAACAGATTCTTGATGGAGCCACGTTAAGCATGCCAGATGGACATATTCAATTGGGAGTTACTGAAACTATTAGTTCTAGTGATGGTGCTGGGAATTGCCTTCTGCCTGTGCATTCTTCTGGTGGAAAAATTTGTGATGAGGCTAGATTGAGTCCCGAGGCGCAGGTTCCTGGGGAAGTAGCCGAGACAGTAAGTTCCAATGATGATCTTGAGAATGTTGTTCCTGTGAATGCACCAATATCTAAAGACCAAATTCCTGATGGAGCCACAACAAGCATGCCTGATGGAGAGGTTTTATTGAGGGTCCCTGAGGCTGCTAGTTCCAGTAACTGTACAGAGAATTTTATGGATTCTCCTCCAGGGGAAGAACAGATTGCTACCGTAGCCATATCAGCCGTGCCTAATGAAGAAGCTCCTTTGAGAGTGCCTAAGAATGTCAATTCCAGTCACGGTCTAGAAAATGCCATCTCTCTCAATCCTTTATCTAAAGAACAAATTCCTGATGGAGCCACATCATGTATTCCTAGTGCAGAGGTTCTATTGAAGGTTCCTGAAAGTTCTCCTGGTGAAATAGTGGAGAGTGGTAATATTAATGGAGATAAAAATGAAGCATTTGCTACGACCTCTGAAAATTTCAATCATAATTTGCCTCTGCATGAACGGTCTCTCACAAACCCACTTCCAGTTCTGACTCAGAATATCATTGAGGAAAGGCCAGTGCCATCAAATCAG GCTCTCCAAGACGTATGTTCTGAACTCACCGCATCAACTGGAGTGCAAGATGGAGATGCAACAGCTAATGATATACAGATTGCTTTGCAAGTTGATCCTCCTCTATCTAATCCTGTTGATGCTGTAGCATCAGATGATTCTAGTCACAGAGCAGCAGGCACAGGACCTGTAGCTTGTGCGGATGCGGAACCTATAGTCAGTAGGGTAGGACATCAGCCAAGCAGTGAAAATTGTTTCACCAATCAATTTCCTCAGTTAGAAAACCGAGTTCAGATCTCTAATCAAGCTCTTTCAAAGCAGCTTGTAACAAGTTCTGCAGTCAATCCTTCCACTGATGTGCAGGCCCTCCAAGGTGTATGTTTTGAACCCATCGCATCAACTGGAGTGCAAGATGGAGAAGCAACAGCTAGTGAAATAGAGACTGCTTTGCAGGTTGAACCTCCTCTACCTCACCCGGTTGATGTTGCAGCATCAAGTCAATCTATTCACGGAGCAGTAGGCATAGAACCTGTAGTTAGTGGGACCAGGGAAGTCAGTGGAGTAGGACATCAGCCAGGCAGTCAAAACTGTTTCGTGAATCAGTTTGCTCCATCTCCAATAGCATTGGTAGAAAGCCAAGTTGAGCACTCTAATCAAGCTCTTTCAGAGATTGTAACAAGTTCTGCACTCAATCCTGCCACTGATGCTTCTGCTGATGGGTTGAGAGCAAATTTTGTGGACACCGGGACAGCGGCAATGATTTCTGGCTACAATAATCGTGCAGTACAAAATTCAGCCCCAGTGGCATCTCGGTTGCCCCCTCACATGATTTCGGACCCTCTACAGAATGAATTAGAAAGATTACACAAATCTGCGGATGAAGCCATTAGGAGCCATGAAGAAAAT AAGCTTAAGCTGAGATCTGATTGTGACCGGGAGATTGAGCAAGTTCGTAGGAAGTATGAGATAAAGCTTCAGGAGATGGAGTCGGAATTTATGCTCAGAAAACAGGAGCTGGATGCAAATGAAAGTAAAGTTCTGATGAATAAGATTGTGGCAGCCGCTTTTAGGTCTAAGTGGATGGATATGAAAGATATGAAAGCATCCAGTGCAGGGATGCAACAAG AGGTTTCTTCTAGCACCATTCATCAGCAGCTGGCATTCATGCTATCATGGCAAACTATGCAAAGACCTCCTGTTTTGGCAGGTTCATCTGGCCCACCTGCCACTTCTGTGCAGACTACTTCCGCTCCTGCAGCCATACCAATTACATCTCCTGCAGCAAGTCAACATACTGCAGTTCCCCATGCCTCGGCACTTTTCCCAGGCATTCCTTCAAGACCACCCCATGTTAGCTCCAGAGTCTCTCCTACGATAAATCACCAAGTCAGCAGAGGAATTCGTGCTCCTGCTCCACATTTACAACCATTTAGACCATCAACATCCCTTGCTTCAACCAGTCTTCCTTCTTCTGTTTTGCCAACTCTACCCAGTAATGCCCGTCCAACCTCTATCCCACTTCTCCAGCGACCTCTTCTATCACCATTGGCAACATGCAATACTAGTCTTTACAACAGGGCACCGGGGCCTGAAACTTCTGGAGTTGTGCCATCTGTTCCCAATCCTTCTCTGTCAGCCATGGATTTGCTTATGGATTTTGTTGACAATAGAAGTGGGGCAAGTCAAATTCTGCCCAGCAGTTTGCCCTCAGTATCAGAATTCAGTTCATCAAGTGTTCCAATTGTCCGACCTGAATCTAACATGCAGAGTTCGCAGGCTAACCCCGGGCAGATGAGTGAACCTGTAGACATTGTTTGTTTGTCAGATGATGACTGA